In Passer domesticus isolate bPasDom1 chromosome 12, bPasDom1.hap1, whole genome shotgun sequence, the following proteins share a genomic window:
- the KIAA0513 gene encoding uncharacterized protein KIAA0513 homolog isoform X1, translated as MEAPLDVPVGNLIDFDSETPACDPSEPAPPAVPSDSGHPGDTGDVAAEESDATESADSENDMGDSPQHWGGSRRSSSNESLSSSQSAESARDEASAERREFMRGYVEKIFTGGEDLDQEEKARFGELCSSENGKGREWFARYVSAQRCNSKCVSEQTFYRLMQSFALVLFECHQMDDFSPAKNLMTMCFTYYYIGKAQALPLEAKEKPTGSIDSYLKSANTWLAEKKDIAERLLKNTSAKTENVKGFFGGLETKLKGPAPKKSEEGEDKPKEKLKKTVSLQSPEEEKKGEKIYLYMHLKQQPIWHNLRFWNAAFFDAVHCERRKRSPTTRGNTGEEEEKREKWCHMTQEERDDSLRFNENITFGQLGTFIHNMLAFGLSKKLCSDFLKKQATIGNLDEEQYKLLSDHIEQMATE; from the exons ATGGAGGCCCCTCTGGACGTGCCTGTAGGGAACCTCATTGACTTTGACAGCGAAACTCCCGCCTGTGACCCCTCAGAGCCCGCTcctcccgctgtccccagcgACAGCGGCCACccgggggacacaggggacgtGGCCGCGGAGGAGAGCGACGCCACCGAGTCAGCAGACAGCGAGAATGACATGGGGGACTCTCCCCAGCACTGGGGTGGCTCCCGCCGCTCCTCCTCCAACGAGTCCCTGTCCTCCAGCCAGAGCGCGGAGTCGGCGCGCGACGAGGCCTCGGCCGAGCGCCGCGAGTTCATGCGGGGTTACGTGGAGAAGATCTTCACCGGGGG GGAGGATTTGGACCAAGAGGAGAAGGCCAGGTTcggggagctctgcagcagcgAGAACgggaagggcagggagtggTTTGCAAGATACGTGAGCGCCCAG cgcTGCAACTCCAAGTGTGTCTCGGAGCAGACCTTCTACCGCCTGATGCAGTCCTTCGCCCTCGTGCTCTTTGA GTGTCACCAGATGGACGATTTCAGCCCCGCCAAGAACCTCATGACCATGTGTTTCACCTATTACTACATAG GGAAAGCTCAGGCCCTGCCCTTGGAGGCCAAGGAGAAGCCCACGGGCAGCATCGACTCGTACCTGAAGTCAGCGAACACCTGGCTGGCCGAGAAGAAGGACATTGCAGAGAGGCTGCTGAAGAACACCTCGGCCAAGACAGAGAACGTCAAGGGCTTCTTCGGGGGCCTGGAGACCAAACTGAAGGGTCCTGCCCCCAAAAAGAGCGA AGAAGGTGAGGACAAACCAAAGGAGAAGCTGAAGAAAACGG tgtccctgcagagccccgaggaggagaagaagggggAGAAGATCTACCTGTACATGCACCTCAAGCAGCAGCCGATCTG gcacaacCTCCGCTTCTGGAACGCCGCCTTCTTCGACGCCGTGCACTGCGAGCGCAGGAAGAGATCCCCCACCACCAG AGGGAACactggggaggaagaggagaagag GGAGAAGTGGTGCCACATGACGCAGGAGGAGCGCGACGACAGCCTGCGCTTCAACGAGAACATCACCTTCGGGCAGCTGGG CACCTTCATCCACAACATGCTGGCGTTTGGCCTCAGCAAGAAGCTCTGCAGTGACTTCCTGAAGAAGCAGGCGACCATCGGCAACTTGGACGAAG AGCAATACAAGCTGCTCAGTGACCACATCGAGCAGATGGCCACGGAGTAG
- the KIAA0513 gene encoding uncharacterized protein KIAA0513 homolog isoform X2, whose translation MEAPLDVPVGNLIDFDSETPACDPSEPAPPAVPSDSGHPGDTGDVAAEESDATESADSENDMGDSPQHWGGSRRSSSNESLSSSQSAESARDEASAERREFMRGYVEKIFTGGEDLDQEEKARFGELCSSENGKGREWFARYVSAQRCNSKCVSEQTFYRLMQSFALVLFECHQMDDFSPAKNLMTMCFTYYYIGKAQALPLEAKEKPTGSIDSYLKSANTWLAEKKDIAERLLKNTSAKTENVKGFFGGLETKLKGPAPKKSEEGEDKPKEKLKKTVSLQSPEEEKKGEKIYLYMHLKQQPIWHNLRFWNAAFFDAVHCERRKRSPTTREKWCHMTQEERDDSLRFNENITFGQLGTFIHNMLAFGLSKKLCSDFLKKQATIGNLDEEQYKLLSDHIEQMATE comes from the exons ATGGAGGCCCCTCTGGACGTGCCTGTAGGGAACCTCATTGACTTTGACAGCGAAACTCCCGCCTGTGACCCCTCAGAGCCCGCTcctcccgctgtccccagcgACAGCGGCCACccgggggacacaggggacgtGGCCGCGGAGGAGAGCGACGCCACCGAGTCAGCAGACAGCGAGAATGACATGGGGGACTCTCCCCAGCACTGGGGTGGCTCCCGCCGCTCCTCCTCCAACGAGTCCCTGTCCTCCAGCCAGAGCGCGGAGTCGGCGCGCGACGAGGCCTCGGCCGAGCGCCGCGAGTTCATGCGGGGTTACGTGGAGAAGATCTTCACCGGGGG GGAGGATTTGGACCAAGAGGAGAAGGCCAGGTTcggggagctctgcagcagcgAGAACgggaagggcagggagtggTTTGCAAGATACGTGAGCGCCCAG cgcTGCAACTCCAAGTGTGTCTCGGAGCAGACCTTCTACCGCCTGATGCAGTCCTTCGCCCTCGTGCTCTTTGA GTGTCACCAGATGGACGATTTCAGCCCCGCCAAGAACCTCATGACCATGTGTTTCACCTATTACTACATAG GGAAAGCTCAGGCCCTGCCCTTGGAGGCCAAGGAGAAGCCCACGGGCAGCATCGACTCGTACCTGAAGTCAGCGAACACCTGGCTGGCCGAGAAGAAGGACATTGCAGAGAGGCTGCTGAAGAACACCTCGGCCAAGACAGAGAACGTCAAGGGCTTCTTCGGGGGCCTGGAGACCAAACTGAAGGGTCCTGCCCCCAAAAAGAGCGA AGAAGGTGAGGACAAACCAAAGGAGAAGCTGAAGAAAACGG tgtccctgcagagccccgaggaggagaagaagggggAGAAGATCTACCTGTACATGCACCTCAAGCAGCAGCCGATCTG gcacaacCTCCGCTTCTGGAACGCCGCCTTCTTCGACGCCGTGCACTGCGAGCGCAGGAAGAGATCCCCCACCACCAG GGAGAAGTGGTGCCACATGACGCAGGAGGAGCGCGACGACAGCCTGCGCTTCAACGAGAACATCACCTTCGGGCAGCTGGG CACCTTCATCCACAACATGCTGGCGTTTGGCCTCAGCAAGAAGCTCTGCAGTGACTTCCTGAAGAAGCAGGCGACCATCGGCAACTTGGACGAAG AGCAATACAAGCTGCTCAGTGACCACATCGAGCAGATGGCCACGGAGTAG